GTTGTCCGCCACAGCCGTTGGTCACCTGCCTTTGTCCCCCCCCCTCGCGGAGGCAGCACCCGCACCTTGTCGCCGCGACGGACGACCCTGCCGGGCAGCTCGACAGCCTCAGGCTGATGCTGCTCAAAGACGAGCCCGAAGGTGCGACGCTTGGTCAGCGCAGCGACCTCGGCTTCCAGGTCAGTACCAAGTTGCGCGTCCGCCTTGCGCACCTGCCGCAGCAGTTCCGTCAGTCTCGACACGGATAGGGCTCCTTCGTCATCATCCGTAGCGCGTCCGGGCTACTTCTTACTTCCAGACGTAAGTCCCGTCCGGAACTCCACGACGTCGCCGTCGGACATGATGTAGTCCTTGCCTTCTTGGCGGACCTTGCCGGCGGAGCGGGCGTCGGCCATAGAGCCGGCGGCGTCGAGGTCGTCGAAGGAGACGATTTCGGCCTTGATGAAGCCCTTTTCAAAGTCGGTGTGGATAACACCGGCGGCCTGAGGTGCGGTGGAGCCCTGGCGGATAGTCCACGCGCGGGATTCCTTCGGGCCAGCGGTCAGGTAGGTCTGCAGACCAAGGGTCTTAAAACCAGCAGTCGCCAGGGTTTGCAGGCCGGGTTCGGTCTGACCGACGGATTCGAGAAGCTCCATTGCCTCATCCGTGTCGAGCTCAAGTAGCTCGGTTTCGGTCTGAGCGTCCAAGAAGACTGCATCGGCAGGCGCAACTAGCGCACGCAATTCGTCCTTCTTCGCGTCATCGGTAAGAATCTCTTCGTCAGAGTTGAATACGTAAAGGAAAGGCTTCGCGGTCATCAAGTGCAGATCGCGAAGGAGCGCCAGATCGATTTCGCCGGACTTGGCGGCGGCGAAAAGAGTGCGGTCATCTTCCAAGACGGCCTGTGCCTTCTTGGTTTCTTCAACCTGCTCAGCCAAATCCTTGTTCTTCTTGGCTTCTTTTTCCAGACGTGGCAGGGCCTTCTCAATGGTCTGCAAGTCAGCCAGGATTAGCTCGGTGTTGATGACGGAGATGTCCGAGGTTGGATTAACCTGACCATCAACGTGGATGACGTTTTCATCGGAGAATGCACGAACGACCTGGCAGATGGCATCGGCCTCGCGGATGTTGGACAGGAAGGCGTTGCCCATGCCTTCGCCTTCCGATGCACCCTTAACGATGCCGGCGATATCCACGAAGGAAACCGTCGCCGGCAAGATGCGCTCAGAGCCGAAAATATCAGCCAGGCGGCGCAGGCGCGGATCGGGTAATTCAACCAGGCCAACGTTTGGCTCAATCGTTGCGAACGGGTAGTTCGCCGCCAAAATGTCAGAACGGGTCAGGGCATTAAACAAAGTAGACTTGCCAACGTTGGGCAAACCGACAATTCCAAGTGTAAGACTCACGCGGACAATCCTAACGCACACCAATGCGGGTGTGGCAGAATGGGCGGGCTGTAGCCTAAAACCACTACATTTGAGGCAGTATATAAGCGTGAGTTCTAAAGATTCTCTAACCCCCGATCAAAGCGGAAATAAGCACACCGCAAACAATGATCATACCGATGATCAGCCAGTTGATCGCACTGCTTCAGCAGAATCTGCGCAGGCGCAGGACATGACAGCGCATGAGCTGGAAAAGCTGCAGCTCAGCGGCAAGTTCGACCACACTACTGACCCAGCGCGCCTTGAAGCGATCTCACCTCACCCACCGGGAGACCAAGTCGACCGCACTGTAGTTGCAGGTGAGATGATTAAGTCTGCGTCGCTGTGGGCTATTCGCCTTGTGGTCATTGGTTTCTTTTTGTACTTGCTCGGTGAGATCATCGGCAGTTTCTGGCAAGGCATTTTGCCGGTCGTCCTGTCGCTGATTGTGTGTACGGTGCTCTCCCCCATTGCCTCGAATTTGCGCAAGCTCAAGGTGCCGTCCGCGCTCGCTTCAATAATCAGTATTTTGCTGTTTATCTTCGTGGTCGGCGGCATTTTCTCTTTCGTCGCACCTGATTTCGCACGCCAATCGCAGTCACTGTATCTGCAAGCCGTTGAAGGTATTCAGCGCCTGCAGCTGTGGGCACAGGGCCCGCCGCTGGAGCTGAATTCTGAGGACATCGGCGGTTATGTCGATGAGGTTGCTAATTGGATCCAGCAGCAGGCTGGGTCGATTGCAGGCTCGTTCATTTCTGGCGTGGGCACGGCAACCAGCTTGCTCATCACGCTCGTTGTTATGACGGTTATGACCTTCTTCTTCCTTAAAGATGGCCATAAGTTCTTGCCATGGATTCGCCACGCCACCAGCCGTCGCGCTGGTTGGCACCTGACCGAGGCGTTGACTCGTGGCTGGAACACGTTGGGCGGCTACATCCGCGCCCAGGCGCTAGTTTCACTTATCGATGCCGTGTTTATCGGCATCGGCCTTTACGCCATTGGTGTGCCGTTGGCCATGGCTCTGGCGATTATTACCTTCATGGCGGGCTTCATTCCACTGGTCGGCGCAGTTGCCGCCGGCGCACTGTCGGTCTTGATCGCGCTGGTTTCCTTGGGCTTTACCGAGGCACTGCTGGTGCTGGGCCTGGTCTTGTTGGTTCAGCAGCTGGAAGGCAACGTTCTCTCCCCATGGCTGCAGTCCAAGGCCATGAACCTGCACCCCGTTATCGTTCTGGTCTCCGTCACTGTTGGTGGCGCGCTGTTCAACCTCATCGGCGCGTTCCTGGCTGTTCCAGCTGCCGCCATGATCGCGGTGTTCTACCGCTACATCCAAGACATGCTGCAGCTGCAGTCCGGTGAGAAAGATGCTGGCGATATCGAGTTCGCTACCGTCGCAGGTTATCTTGCGGGTCGTTACAACGAGGCCCAAGGTGCACACCGCCGCAAGCTCCTTGCTGAGCTTCCTGAAAATGTTCAATCACCGGCAGTATCCACCGCACTTTCTGATGTCCAACAAGATGGCATCGGTGACGCATTGGAGCGGATTGTTGATGTTGATGCCGCACCGCGCGGCTTTGACCGCCCATCCACGCGGGGCAAAATCGCGCAAGCCCGTGACTTCTTCGAACACATTCTCGATCCAAAGGACCGCGGCTAACTCCACAGTCCAACGCGTGTGAGACAGTGTGTTCATGAGTTATGCACTGCCCATCACGCTGCTAATAGTTGGCCTTCTTCTTGGCCTCTTAATTGGCGCAGCCCTCGGCTGGTTCGCCCACAGCTCCCGCTACCCGTCGCTTTCTTCGGCGCCGGGTACGGGAGCTAAGCCATTGGAGCAGTCCGCGCAGGCAGACCCCGCGGAACTTTCGATGGCGGTTAACAAGTCAGTCAACCAAACCGTGGCGCAAACTATGGTGCCGCTGGAAAAGGCGATGGACCGGCTTGGCTCGCAGCTCCAAGAATTGGAAGCGGACCGCGCCACTGCATTTGCGCAGCTTTCTAGCCAAGTGCATTCGATGTCACGTACTTCGACCCGGCTCTCTGACCGCACGGACCAGTTGGTTACGGCGCTTCGTTCCCCGAATGTGCGTGGCCGGTGGGGTGAGATTCAGCTTGAGCGCGTCGTGGAACTCGGCGGAATGATCAAGCACGTGGACTTTGAATCTCAAGTAACGGCGTACCTTGGCAATAAAGCCGTCAGGCCTGACTTGGTGGTTAATCTGTCAGCGGAACGCCACATTGTGGTCGATGCAAAGGTGCCTTTCTCTGCATATCTCGATGCTCTCGAAACCGCAGATCCGGAAGAACACGCGGCCTATCTGCGTCGGCATGCACACATGGTGCGCACCCATGTCCAACAGCTGTCGCACAAGGACTACATTGAGGCGTTCTCTCCTACTCCAGAGTTTGTAGTTCTTTTCACCCCGGCTGATCCTTTCTTGGATGCTGCGCTTGGCGTGGACCCAGAACTGTTGGAATTCGCGTTTGAGCGCAACGTAGTAATCGCAACTCCCACCACGCTCTTCGCTTTGCTGCGCACGGTGGCGCTTGGTTGGCGCCATGAGGATATTTCGGACAAAGCGCGGGAAGTTCAGAGACTTGGTAGCGAGCTATATTCGCGCTTGAACACGGTGGGTGACCATTACAACAGAGTCGGACGTAGCTTGGAAAAGGCGGTGGAGGCATTCAATTCAACACTGTCTTCCATGGACTCCCGTGTCATGGTGACCGCACGGCGTTTGTCGGAGATGGATATTCCTAACCGCACTGATAAACGCCCCACCACATTGTCTCCTGCTACAGCTTCACCGGCCAAGGCCACGCCGCGTGCTGATGCAACGCATGAAGATTCTGACGCGGATTCAGCAACACGTACAGCTTCACGTGATGAAGAACCTAGGGACCTATTCGGTAACTATTCGTCCGGTAGTTGAGGTTTTGGCCAAACTACAAGGTAGACTCTCTCACCGTGTCCCATGTCAATACCCAATCACACCCAGTAAGTAGCCGTGCCGAAAAGGGCTTCGGCGCGTTGCCCGTGTGGACGAGTATTGCTGTCATCGTGGCTGCTCTCGCGACTGGTTTGATCATTT
This region of Corynebacterium casei LMG S-19264 genomic DNA includes:
- a CDS encoding DNA recombination protein RmuC — translated: MSYALPITLLIVGLLLGLLIGAALGWFAHSSRYPSLSSAPGTGAKPLEQSAQADPAELSMAVNKSVNQTVAQTMVPLEKAMDRLGSQLQELEADRATAFAQLSSQVHSMSRTSTRLSDRTDQLVTALRSPNVRGRWGEIQLERVVELGGMIKHVDFESQVTAYLGNKAVRPDLVVNLSAERHIVVDAKVPFSAYLDALETADPEEHAAYLRRHAHMVRTHVQQLSHKDYIEAFSPTPEFVVLFTPADPFLDAALGVDPELLEFAFERNVVIATPTTLFALLRTVALGWRHEDISDKAREVQRLGSELYSRLNTVGDHYNRVGRSLEKAVEAFNSTLSSMDSRVMVTARRLSEMDIPNRTDKRPTTLSPATASPAKATPRADATHEDSDADSATRTASRDEEPRDLFGNYSSGS
- the ychF gene encoding redox-regulated ATPase YchF, which gives rise to MSLTLGIVGLPNVGKSTLFNALTRSDILAANYPFATIEPNVGLVELPDPRLRRLADIFGSERILPATVSFVDIAGIVKGASEGEGMGNAFLSNIREADAICQVVRAFSDENVIHVDGQVNPTSDISVINTELILADLQTIEKALPRLEKEAKKNKDLAEQVEETKKAQAVLEDDRTLFAAAKSGEIDLALLRDLHLMTAKPFLYVFNSDEEILTDDAKKDELRALVAPADAVFLDAQTETELLELDTDEAMELLESVGQTEPGLQTLATAGFKTLGLQTYLTAGPKESRAWTIRQGSTAPQAAGVIHTDFEKGFIKAEIVSFDDLDAAGSMADARSAGKVRQEGKDYIMSDGDVVEFRTGLTSGSKK
- a CDS encoding AI-2E family transporter, which produces MTAHELEKLQLSGKFDHTTDPARLEAISPHPPGDQVDRTVVAGEMIKSASLWAIRLVVIGFFLYLLGEIIGSFWQGILPVVLSLIVCTVLSPIASNLRKLKVPSALASIISILLFIFVVGGIFSFVAPDFARQSQSLYLQAVEGIQRLQLWAQGPPLELNSEDIGGYVDEVANWIQQQAGSIAGSFISGVGTATSLLITLVVMTVMTFFFLKDGHKFLPWIRHATSRRAGWHLTEALTRGWNTLGGYIRAQALVSLIDAVFIGIGLYAIGVPLAMALAIITFMAGFIPLVGAVAAGALSVLIALVSLGFTEALLVLGLVLLVQQLEGNVLSPWLQSKAMNLHPVIVLVSVTVGGALFNLIGAFLAVPAAAMIAVFYRYIQDMLQLQSGEKDAGDIEFATVAGYLAGRYNEAQGAHRRKLLAELPENVQSPAVSTALSDVQQDGIGDALERIVDVDAAPRGFDRPSTRGKIAQARDFFEHILDPKDRG